Below is a genomic region from Trichoderma asperellum chromosome 2, complete sequence.
CGCGGTGCGGGTGGCGatggagctgaagctgagacGAAAGTCGAGCCAGAAAGCCATGCTCCAGAAGAAGTGGTCCTGCTTTTGGAAGTCATCCACGGCATCGAGGTGGCGGTCCTGGAAGCGCTGCTCGACTCTGAGGGCGCGGATCGTGACCAGGCCGTCTTGCATGACGCCAATGTTTGCGATGATGGGCGTGAGGTATCGCATTTCCATACGGCGCAGGCATCGTGAGACGGGGACGTATATCCGGAAGAAGTACACGAATAAGACGGCCACAGCtgcgaggatgacgaggagtAATGGCTGGTGCGTGGCAATCGCTACCAAGCTCATGACCAAGGCAATCAGGTTGAAGACGAAGGACTCCAAGGGCGCGACAATGCCTCCGTCTACCATTCCCATGTCAGCAATGAGTCGATTCTTAAGCTGACCTGTCGGCGTGGTGTCGTGGTAGCGGAAAGTAGCCCGACTGACTTTGTCGATGGCGGCTTTGAAGAGACCTTGGGCTGCCTTGACGCTGATTCTTGCCAGGAGGAGCTGGGCGATTGCGTATGCCAGGATTTGCCCACCAGAGAGACCAGAGAGTACCAGGATCCAAGCTTGAGGGTGATTCTCCGCGTTGGGAAGACCCCAGTAGGAGCTTTTCCTGCCGCTCCCAACAGAGTCTGCACCCCAAGCTTCCAGAAGTCGAGCCCTTGATATATCGCAGAATCGAGATAGGCCGTATGCGATGGCGAGGAAGATCCAGAGGTGCCACCCGCCTGCTTTCATGTACTCGGCATACACACTAAGCGATACACTTCCTGTTTTTGACGGCTCTTCTGGTGCGTCCTTGAGCGCAGCAATATCCTCAGCATGAATCTCGTGGGATGCCTCAGCGTCATCATGAGCCGACGTTCCAGCTTCGTGGTAGGGGTGCTCGAGTTCCTCTTTGACCTCCTGCTCTGAAAGCACAGttgcttctccatcatccagGTCAACAACTTGATCGGCAATACGGAGAACAAGATCATCTCTGTGTGTGACCATGGCAATAGTACGACCCTCAGCAAGGGGGCCCTGGAGAAAGCGGCGCACAATGGCGCTGGCAGTATCGTGATCCAAAGCGGCAAGAGGGTCGTCCAGGAGAAGAATCTTGCAGTGGCTGTACACTGCTCTAGCAAGGGCCACACGAGCCTTTTGACCACCAGAAAGTCCAATGCCGCCTTCTTCGAGCTTTGTTTGGTCTCCATCAGGTAGCGAAGCAAGATCGGGTAAAAGAGCGCATGCGTGGAGGACCTGGCGATATCTTGTCGAGTCAAAGTGCTGGTGGAAAACGATGTTTTCTCGAATCGTCTTGTTCTGTAGCCATGGGAGTTGCTGGCAGTACGCTACTGGGACGTCCGGCCTGATGAGATCACCTTCGTGAAGCTCCATTTCGTTGAGggcagcgagaagaaggctaGATTTGCCGGAACCAACTTTGCCTCGAATAACCGTGAGGCCCTTGCTGAACTTCAAATTAAGATCCCTAAGAATAAGCTTTCCAGTTGAAGGCCAAGAGAATGAAGCGTCACGGAACTCAATATCTGTAACGCTGCTGGGGCTGTTGGAGATGTCGTCTCTATCAGGCTCGCTCATGTACTTGTTCACACGCTCAATGGGAATAGTAGATTTCCAGTACGCAGAAATCAGGTCGAATGCCTCTTTAACACTCATTTCTAACTGAGaaaagagctgaagagaaggccAGATGACATCGTTTGGTAGACCCTGCTTTAGAATGAGGGTGTACAGAGCAATACTGGCGAGTGGGTAAGAGGTTCCGCCAGTAACGCTTACGGTGGAAATGCCGGCAGTTACGTGGGCAATATTCAAACGCTTGGCCATTTCCAGTGCTCGGAACTTCATGATTCGAGCGCTCCAAGAGGATGTCCAGCCATTGAGCTTCAATGGACGACTTGCTTCTACAAAGTGAGAGACAGCCTGCGCACGCTTATCGGAAAAGGCAGTTCGCTGTCGTTCAAGTTTGATCAGCTTACGAACAAGCGCCGAGTTGATTGCAAGGAACACAATCATGAGACCAAAGCCAATGGCTGAAGGCCAGCCCATGATGTCGATGAGGTAGTACATGGTGACGATGACCTTGATGGGTTGAGAGACGAGTTTGGAAAAGTCCCAAAATCGCTGTGAGATTTCATATGTATCGCCTCGAACCAGATTGACAACCTTGGCGTTGGAAGCCGGACCAGAGACGGTTCTGGGCTTTTGTTTAGAAGAACCAGATGATCGTCCAAATATTCTCCCGATAAAGGTTTGGGATTTTCCATTGGAGACTTGAGGGCGTTCCTCATCGGGACCCTTTTCCGTGATATCTGAGCCTGGAACGGCTCGAGTCAAGAGTTTACCAAAGAGAGCGATGAATGCTTCTCCACGCGACCGCTCATAGGATTTGCGAGAGTACCAACCAGATGTCGTCTTGCACAGTTGGCGAAATGCATCGAGAGCCAGCATCACACCACACCAGAAAGTAGCATCAGCAGGGTTGCTCGAGTCCAGTGCGCTATAAAGCTTGCTGGTCAGACGAATGTTGGATACTTCAGCCACCCTCTCAGCAATAGCAAGCGACGTAGCGATTGAGAGATCCAAGCCATTAGCTTCAATGAGGCACAAGAGGAGCTTGCCCTTGAGCTCTCGAAAGGCCATGTACAGTCGCGTATGCTGGAACTCAAAGGGGAGCTGCCAGACATCTTCTTCGGTGATTTCTCGTTTGCGGCAGGCCTTGGCCAGTGGGTTAACCCAGCTCATACTCCAGAAGCTAAACAGACAGAGATCATCCTCGGGGCTGCGAAGATTGTGCGATGGTTGGCTGCCTGGTTGGCCAATGTCCTCGTTTCCCCAAGACGGCTCGCGTATAGGCATGAAGCCGATTATGATGATGGACAGAAGGCACAGTGCCACTCGAGCGAGTCGAAAGGGGTCGATGCCGAAAAGGGTGCGATCCAAGAAGCGGATAGCGTagatggcggtgctggcgccAAGGATAGAGACATATTGAATCAGCAAGAGCCGAGGTGTCTTGGTTGGACGATCCAGGATTGTGATGAAAAGAGCAATGGCCCACGGGGCCATTTCCCATAGATAGACATAACAAGAAGGGTTGATAATAACCGgaacgaaagaaagaaccaGTCCAGCAATGCTGATGAGAAGCAAGGGATAAGTCCAAAAAGACCAAAACTTGCGTTTGAGGCCATCAGGTGCTTGTTCTTGAGCAAAAGGCCTAAGCCATAGCGGTAATTGGGACCTAATAGTATGTCTGCTGACATAGAGAGTGAAAATCGCAGCAGAAAGCACTACAAGTGCGTAGGTGACGGTGAGGTCCTTCATGATTGTCAACGGGTTGCAGCTTGCCGGGCTTGGTTTTCGAAAGATGGGATCTTGGAGATGAGAAGACGCATATTCAGTGTAAGCACTTGTGTGCAGGTTGGCAGCATTTTGATATGAAATGGCTGGCGCCATCTTGTGGCTGTCGGCCACGACAACGCGTATATCAGCCATGGCAGAGTTTGGATAGTTGGGGGCTGGGCAAGCCAATGAAGTTATTATGGCAAAAGGTTCAGGCAAATAGATGCAAAAGGGTCGAGATAGACAAGGAGGCTTGATATTGAGGAAACTATAGCCAAAAGACGGAAACCTAGACTTCGGGCATGGGGCCGCCTTGGCTGCAGAATCGCGGACGCAGTGATGCGGCGGTCATTGAAGTTTGCGCAGATGCAATTCCTGTGATTCTGCCCCGTACCTTGGCCTGCGACCATTCAGCTTATGATGCAGCACAAACGATCAGTGGCACAGCGCCAATTGGCCATGTTCGAGCCGAAATATGGGAGTGCTGCAGCTAAATATAGGTTAACGTTGGAGTTCAGGAACAGAGTTGGAGGCGTCCGAGGTGGCGGTGGACGAATGGGTGTGAGTGGAGACGAGGCAGCAGTGTGGGGGGAACAGTAAGAATAGGACAGTAAGAAACGATTCCGGGTAAGCTCGAGTGAGGATGCACGTGGTGGTGAGAGACGGATTGTGTGGTGTATTTCGATCGACCTCTCGTTTTGTCTGTGAATGGTTAGCAGGCTGATACAGCACCACGAAGCCATGCATGGACAGGCAGTCGAAGAAGCAATTGCATCTAGATCAGCGGCGCCGCAGCGAAGGAAACAAGATTCACAGTGAAACATCGATTCGAAACCATTTCTCATAGGAAAAAATCATCATTATTCAGTTTTGCCTGTTCCCATTATGTACCCTTGAGTCggaaaattttatatatcgCCTCataacaacaaaaaaatcaaaatgtCATCAAAATCTCGCTTTTTTCATCTCAAATCATCAGAGCGCCGCCAGCAAGAACCATAGACACGGCAGTCAAGGCACTGCCCAGGCCAAAGGCCGAGACGGACCAAGCAGCGAGCTGGCCAGGGGCAGCATTTTTGGTGGAggtggcagcagcggtaCTGCTCTGAGTGCTGGAGGCAGTAGAGGAGGATCCTCCGCTGGTGGTGTTGGAGGAgctgccagagccagagacgCTTCCGGAGACGAGGGCCGAGAGCTTGGAGTCGTCGACGAAGCTGGCGGTGATGGAGGCGTTTTTGCAGGCCGAGGGGGGATCGATGGATCCAGAGACGAAGTTGGCAGCAATGCACTGTTTGTTGATTGATGGTTAGCAATCATTGACCCCAAAAGttcgctttctttctttctttctttcgacATACCTGGTACAAAAGACCATCTGGCGCATCAGTCACGACGCTAATGACGCCCTTCTTGCCGGCATAGCTAGAGGGCAGCGTGATGTGAGGCTCGCAAAAGTCGCCCAGGCCGCTCTGCTCGACAATGGGGAAGATTTGCTTCCAGCCAGACTGGGCGGTGCCGTCGAGGGTGACGCGGAACAGCCAAGTGACCTGGTTGTGGGTGGCGCGCATGGCCAGGGAGTCGCCGCCAACGTGGAAGTCGACGAGCTGCTTGGAGCCAGAGGAGAGGTCGGGCGTGAAGCCGCCGCAGGGAGCGGTGCCctccttgtcgtcgtcgaagCCGATGGAGTCGGGATAGTTCATGAGGAAGTGCGCCGACGAGACGGAGGCGAGGGAGAGGACGGCGGGGACGATGGCCGAGACACGCATTTTGGCGGGTTGAATGTGGAAGAGTGGaagagtggaagaagaagcagagaaggaAACGTGAATTGGTAAGAGATTGAGGCAgaggttgaggttgaggttgaaaagggaaagaagagaaaggcttGGCGAGGCTGCCGGCCGTATTTATCTGCGTCTGCGTACCGATGGCAGCTGGTTGAGAGCTCCGTCCATTGTCTAGAGCAAGAGCACGCTCCACCAGCTCCCCCAAAAGGGACATGGCACCGCTGAAACAGAACCCATTTGGGGAGCGGAAAATGGTGCTACGGGCAAGggggcagcagcattgaaaCGGTAGCCTGGATAGTGTGAGCAAGATAATTCGGTCTAAAAAGCGGCGGATGGGGACATTGAGCAGACGGTGTCGGGTTGTACGGAGGGAAGAGTTTGCTTGTACTCGGCGACTAACACAATAATTGAGAGCAAATTAAGAAGAACCAGTCCATGTTTGTTGAGGGCTACAGCATGATCGAGTCAAGTCCAAATacctactgctactactgctattgcccatatcatatcatatcacCGTCTGCCGTTGCTGGCATGGCGTTGTTTGCACATCCTGCTCGCTACTACCTTACAGTATGTAGCACTCGACTACCCATAGATGGAGTACGGTAGCATTTACGATTCAATGCACCCGCGCATGCTCGCCCGCAGCGTCGCATTCGATGCAAACGAACGAACCGTTCACCGGCCACGGTCAAAGCGCCTGGGACTCGCCAGGAGCAATTAGGTTAAGCATCAAATCAACATTGCGCTCCAAAACGCCTGTCCGCCAATAGAATCACCGCGCTGATTTCCGGATTCCGAATGGCGGGGGGGCTAGGCCGGGGACTAGCAGCGCACCAGCTAATCAGACACCGCTAAGCTGCCCATCTGAGAGCATTTGAGCAAGTTTATGGTGGCTCTCAAGGTGCGGTGGATATTGAAGTATTGGTATTGGGGGGTGTTTTGAGCTGAGATGTTGGATGTTTGATGCTCGAGGCCCGGGGTTTGGGATTTTGACGATGCTAGACGTGATGCTGTAggtatagagagagagacatggcATTGCatggagggagggagggagagacagacagacatgTTGTGATGTTTTAGAGACTGTAGTTGCTCATTGTTTGTTTGTGTTGTGGGCACCTCGACTTCTGAAACCGAAACCGGCCACAAGACTCTCCCTCCACCAAGTACAGCCCAATGGATGCAGGCGCTGTAATTCACATAATTAGAGACATTCAATGTTGCATTTTAATCAAGACAACAGCCGCTGTAGATGGCACTAAACCGCCCatttcagcagcagctttagcAGGTACCTAcacactactactacctactagcatgccttctctcctcctaGTCACACATGCCACACACAACGCACTCCACCAAGAGGAGCCTTGGAATCTCCCTCCCACCCCACAacgtctcttttctcctccgcGAGAGAGTTTGTTCGGCCAACTAATTGATCCGCCGCAGACGAAACCTGCTCATCACCTCGTGCTAGAGTTGTCTGTCGCTCTGCCATTCTCACCATCTCGGAATACCGGCACGAGACGTATCACATCTTCGGCGAATCTGCAGCATAATAAGACTCGAGAGTAGAGCGAGCGACGAGCAGAGGACCCCCCTCCCACGACTGCGTATCTGGATTCTCAGAAAACGAATcagagcaaaagaaaagatgcaTCAGTGAATCATTAGCCGGCTAATACATCACTCTCTGTCCCTCTCTCGCTTTGATACCTGCGATCGAACCATCTACGCTTCACGCTCGACTGCACCTCTCTTCCAGAAACAGTCCTCCCACGCTCCTCACCATGGATATGGGCGGCATGGACATGAGCGGCGATGGCATGACGGGCATGGGCTCCGACATCAACCATCGCTTCGCCCGCGCCTACTGGTACATCACAGCTACCGTTGTGGCATCACTCATGGCCATCCGCGGCATCAACCACATTGGCGCCATCAAGAGGTGAATACATACAACTTCTGAAAAAATCTGCCTTGATCCTTTCTTTGCTAACTCTAAACTCCAAGACTCAAAGCCGCTCGCGATCCCTCGTCAAACCCGCATCCAACCCGCCCCAACGGCCTCCTCTCCCAAGCATGGgccaccatcaccgccatcatCCGCGAAATCTCCCTCCCGCAGTACTTCGTGCCCATCCGCCACTTCACCTGGCTCACTCCCCCGCCTCTGGGCCGCGTCCTTATCCTGCTCTGCTACTGGTCCGTCATTGCCTACTTCATGTCCTGGCATGCCGTCGTCCACGACGTCAACTTCTGGGAGCGCATCGGCTATCGCAACGCATGGGTCACGCTCACGCAGCTGCCCATGATCTTCCTGCTGTCGATGAAGGTCAACGTCATTGGCTTCTTGGTTGGGACGGGCCATGAGAGGCTCAACTGGCTGCATCGATGGGTTGCGCGCACAATGTTTGTCACGGCGACGGTGCATGGTTTCCACTTTTGGACCGAGTGGGTGCTCGCAGACTTTGTCGATCTGGAATTGGAGACCATGCCCATGGTCAAATACGGCCTGGGCGCCTGGGCCATCTTGCTGTGGAATGTGGTGATTGGTTTTGTGCCCATCCGCAGACTGGCGTACGAGGTCTGGGTCCTGCAGCACGTGGCCGCGTCCATTGCGATGCTGGTGCTCGTCTATCTTCACATTCCCACAAACGCTCGCTTCCTGTTCTGGCTGGCCGTCTCgttcctcgtcttcgatcGTGCCGCTCGCTGGGCTCTCCTCCTGTGGCAGAATCTGAGATTCAAGACCGGCGGATCAGCCTGCCAGGGCAGAAGACGAGTTGGTCACCAAATCTTGGCTCGAGCAGTGGCCGATACCACCACCGTTGTTACCATCAAGGACGTACACTTCAATTGGACCCCCGGCCAGCATGTCTATCTGTGGATTCCACGACTGGGCCCCCTGGAAGCACATCCTTACACCATTGCTTGTGCCCGCAAGATTGAAGggacttgctgctgcaacagcGTCCAGCTCATCCTGCGCAAGCACAAGGGCTTCTCAAAGCGCATCCACACCTATGCTTCCAAGAACCCGGAGGCCTCGCTCACGGGATTCCTCTCCGGCCCATACGGCACACCTCCTCGATGGGATATTTACGAAACCATGGTCCTCATTGGAGCTTCCACCGGAGCGAGTTTCAcactgcctctgcttgaAGCCGCGGCCCAAGCCGACTTTGTTGGCTGCGTGAAGAGAATTGAAGTGCTCTTTGTGGCAAGGTCATACAGGGAAATTGAATACTATGTCCAGCGGGCTCAAAAAGCAGGCGAAGCTCTCTCCACAAAGGGCGTCATCGTCAACATCCACGTCGCCATCACCAGCTCCGGCCTCGGCAGCGATGGACTCCCCCTCTCACGTAACGAGACTAACATTTCACACATcacagccagcagcagcggcgacgATGGCATCAACCTCAAGGGGGAAACAGCCGTCAAATCACCCCACGAAAACtcatcctgctgctgcactggcAACAAATCCAGCagcgatgagaagaaggagatacAGGAGCAGCAGGAGAAATCCACTTCCAGCCTCCCTATCGTCCGCGAATACACTACCCGCCCTGACATTGAGCAGCTGATCCGCCAGCCTGTCGAGGTTGCCTTTGGCGAGACCGCAGTGGTGGTCTGTGGAGGACCAGAGATTGTCGCCACGACGCGCAACTGCGTGAGCAGACTGAGCGATGAGCGGGCGGTGCACAAGGGAACTGGGGCGCAGGGCATTTATCTCCACGTAGAGGAGTATTCATTCTGAGTCAATGTGTATAGCCCGGCAAGGGTGGATTATGAGCTGATACGAATAATGATCTGGttggtttggtttggttCGGTTTGGGTTTGGTTTGTGCAGAGATATTAATCTGTATGCGTGCGTATATAGTGCATATACATGGGCGTTGGTCGGTTAGTCGGCATCTTTTTGAGCTTTTCTGGCCGAAATGAGCCATATATCATACAAAAAGCACATTTGAACAGGATCAGCAGTGGCAATGACgtgaatagaaaaaaagtgaTCCATATCATAATAAACCATTAGTCAGGTCATAGCGTCAATGAGGCTCTTATTCATTTCAACAGTTGttaatattaagtattatagtaagtacTTGTAGTATGCAAATAACATAACAGTCGATCAAATAGTCGATATAGGCACATCCAGCTGCATCCTATGTGGCAGACCTTTCCACCACAGACATTATCCAATCAAACCCAAAAGCATTGTTTTCCAGAAGAAAGACGAAAAGCTAGCCGTCTGAACTAGCGTAAAGTCGtgtgtaatatatatacgaaATGTTACTCCAAGAAACTATACACTGGAGAGATCCaaattcttgtttttttttttagtcgTTGCTGTAGTCATCATCATTCGCCATGGATTAAATTcggtgtaaaaaaaaaaaaggtgtaaagattttaaaaagattGCAGGGgtgtgaagagagagagaaaaaagaagaaaaaggggaagaTAGATATTTTTCGCCATGCCGGACTCTTCATCAAaatccaaagaaaaaagaaaagatatgGTTCGAC
It encodes:
- a CDS encoding uncharacterized protein (EggNog:ENOG41~TransMembrane:11 (o63-80i111-133o139-156i165-186o198-216i478-501o981-1004i1054-1075o1081-1101i1113-1135o1168-1187i)), with translation MADIRVVVADSHKMAPAISYQNAANLHTSAYTEYASSHLQDPIFRKPSPASCNPLTIMKDLTVTYALVVLSAAIFTLYVSRHTIRSQLPLWLRPFAQEQAPDGLKRKFWSFWTYPLLLISIAGLVLSFVPVIINPSCYVYLWEMAPWAIALFITILDRPTKTPRLLLIQYVSILGASTAIYAIRFLDRTLFGIDPFRLARVALCLLSIIIIGFMPIREPSWGNEDIGQPGSQPSHNLRSPEDDLCLFSFWSMSWVNPLAKACRKREITEEDVWQLPFEFQHTRLYMAFRELKGKLLLCLIEANGLDLSIATSLAIAERVAEVSNIRLTSKLYSALDSSNPADATFWCGVMLALDAFRQLCKTTSGWYSRKSYERSRGEAFIALFGKLLTRAVPGSDITEKGPDEERPQVSNGKSQTFIGRIFGRSSGSSKQKPRTVSGPASNAKVVNLVRGDTYEISQRFWDFSKLVSQPIKVIVTMYYLIDIMGWPSAIGFGLMIVFLAINSALVRKLIKLERQRTAFSDKRAQAVSHFVEASRPLKLNGWTSSWSARIMKFRALEMAKRLNIAHVTAGISTVSVTGGTSYPLASIALYTLILKQGLPNDVIWPSLQLFSQLEMSVKEAFDLISAYWKSTIPIERVNKYMSEPDRDDISNSPSSVTDIEFRDASFSWPSTGKLILRDLNLKFSKGLTVIRGKVGSGKSSLLLAALNEMELHEGDLIRPDVPVAYCQQLPWLQNKTIRENIVFHQHFDSTRYRQVLHACALLPDLASLPDGDQTKLEEGGIGLSGGQKARVALARAVYSHCKILLLDDPLAALDHDTASAIVRRFLQGPLAEGRTIAMVTHRDDLVLRIADQVVDLDDGEATVLSEQEVKEELEHPYHEAGTSAHDDAEASHEIHAEDIAALKDAPEEPSKTGSVSLSVYAEYMKAGGWHLWIFLAIAYGLSRFCDISRARLLEAWGADSVGSGRKSSYWGLPNAENHPQAWILVLSGLSGGQILAYAIAQLLLARISVKAAQGLFKAAIDKVSRATFRYHDTTPTGQLKNRLIADMGMVDGGIVAPLESFVFNLIALVMSLVAIATHQPLLLVILAAVAVLFVYFFRIYVPVSRCLRRMEMRYLTPIIANIGVMQDGLVTIRALRVEQRFQDRHLDAVDDFQKQDHFFWSMAFWLDFRLSFSSIATRTALILFMVWRRMPASAIGFVLTQTNIAMAAVQQLCERFAQLQLDAVSLERVNMLNQIPEEPKGDHEPPEGWPRPSDDVKFEQISFKYDDHLPSVLDKVSFEIPGGSTCAVLGRTGSGKSTIANALLMTQAPLEGTIKIGSVDLSQIDRTALRNRVTFIQQDPTLFPGTLRDNIDPAADFSDAECENAIHRVLGAQWSLDSPIDAAGKNLSQGQRQLVGIARAVLRRSGLVILDEATASIDRATAATVQRILRSELSNSTVITIAHRLEAVEDATWCLRLDHGRVVECGPARDLAGSQDEE
- a CDS encoding uncharacterized protein (EggNog:ENOG41~SECRETED:SignalP(1-19)~TransMembrane:1 (n3-13c18/19o215-241i)) → MRVSAIVPAVLSLASVSSAHFLMNYPDSIGFDDDKEGTAPCGGFTPDLSSGSKQLVDFHVGGDSLAMRATHNQVTWLFRVTLDGTAQSGWKQIFPIVEQSGLGDFCEPHITLPSSYAGKKGVISVVTDAPDGLLYQCIAANFVSGSIDPPSACKNASITASFVDDSKLSALVSGSVSGSGSSSNTTSGGSSSTASSTQSSTAAATSTKNAAPGQLAAWSVSAFGLGSALTAVSMVLAGGALMI
- a CDS encoding uncharacterized protein (EggNog:ENOG41~TransMembrane:7 (o27-45i107-129o149-169i181-199o219-238i245-265o271-293i)), which gives rise to MDMGGMDMSGDGMTGMGSDINHRFARAYWYITATVVASLMAIRGINHIGAIKRLKAARDPSSNPHPTRPNGLLSQAWATITAIIREISLPQYFVPIRHFTWLTPPPLGRVLILLCYWSVIAYFMSWHAVVHDVNFWERIGYRNAWVTLTQLPMIFLLSMKVNVIGFLVGTGHERLNWLHRWVARTMFVTATVHGFHFWTEWVLADFVDLELETMPMVKYGLGAWAILLWNVVIGFVPIRRLAYEVWVLQHVAASIAMLVLVYLHIPTNARFLFWLAVSFLVFDRAARWALLLWQNLRFKTGGSACQGRRRVGHQILARAVADTTTVVTIKDVHFNWTPGQHVYLWIPRLGPLEAHPYTIACARKIEGTCCCNSVQLILRKHKGFSKRIHTYASKNPEASLTGFLSGPYGTPPRWDIYETMVLIGASTGASFTLPLLEAAAQADFVGCVKRIEVLFVARSYREIEYYVQRAQKAGEALSTKGVIVNIHVAITSSGLGSDGLPLSRNETNISHITASSSGDDGINLKGETAVKSPHENSSCCCTGNKSSSDEKKEIQEQQEKSTSSLPIVREYTTRPDIEQLIRQPVEVAFGETAVVVCGGPEIVATTRNCVSRLSDERAVHKGTGAQGIYLHVEEYSF